The Glycine max cultivar Williams 82 chromosome 3, Glycine_max_v4.0, whole genome shotgun sequence sequence ATGCAATCTTGTCATCATTAAGTAACAATGTTAATTATGACATAGCAATGTAGTCCATTAATTTTATTCCATCCCTcatgaaaaaaatctttaaattaaGTATCAAAGTTAAAAACTTGTTATATTATGGAAATCAAAATGTAGTTAAGTCCAATTATTCTAAATTTACTGAATTGTATCGGAATTTGAACATACATACACCCCAATTTTGGAGTATATGGGTAGaggaaagagaaagataagaattaaaagaaaaagaaaagagagaaactgaaacatatataataagtaCATAATGTGAGTCCATGACattattaataagaaataaaagtaaGAATCATGATCCAACTCATTAAATTTGCCCAAACATGACTTTATTCCATGACACCACGTGCCCCCATGAAAAGAGGAAACTTAAATAGAAACAAAGTGACAAACATCAAAGTCGTGACAGCACATCAatgtgaaaaaaagaaaagaaaaaaaaaacacattaaacaTTCATCAATAGTAAATATACACGTCGAACTGAACCGTGTTATTCCTCGTTTGGGGATCAAAACTGAGAGTCCTGGACTCAATATACCCAGTGGCAAATTTGAAGACCCCACTTCCACCAACAATGGGCAACTCCCTCACCTTCTCCGAGAGGGGGCTCCTCCCAGTGAACGTGATGGTGCTGCCGTTGTACTTCCCTTGTGTCAATGCGAAGTTGAAAATCAGCAAAAGATCCAACTGCGTTTGCGACGTGGAGGCAAACAAGCCCTCGGCTTTTCCGACAACCTTGGAGTAAACCTCGGGTCCCACAGTTAAAGCGTTGTCGAAGATCCCAACCGAACCAAAGGTTGTGGTTGTGTTGTATTTGGGGAGTGCGGGAATGATTCTAACCGATGTGGGGTTTTCTCCGCTGAAGACTTCGTGCCAGTAGAATCTGAAGTGGCTTAGGGTTTTCTTGTGCTTTATGCCTATTGACTTTGGGTCTATTGTGCCCACAAAGCCTGTGTATTCTGCTGAGATGGTTAGGGTTAAGGTGGAGAGGAGAAGGAGGGATTTGAGGAACTGGGTAGCCATGGTTCTTTGGTGGGTGTTATAATTGGAGGAAGTGGATTGGGTGAAGAGAGTGATATGAATGCAAGGATATTTATAAGGTGGGAGAAGCATCGGAGTAGGTGGATTTGGGTTTGAGCTTCTCTTGCTAGCTGTGAGTGATTCAATCTAATTAACTAACACCTTAGTTTGAGGGACAATTGACTGGAGACATTATATTATGATAATGTTTTGAAGTTTGAATGAATCGTACTATATACCGATCAagtatacttttttaatttatcatattattaatacaaGTATCTAATGATTTTACAGCTAACTAATATTCATCTAAAACCTGACTAATCataatttttgtcttttaatttatttatttttatctacaaattaatgtttgaaattttaaattaatgttacaactcaagtatattttttctatttctatgttATATTGATACAAATTAAGTATATATCTAATTATTTTGCATACAAGTAATATTCATTTAGAATTAATCTGAtagattatttttactaaaaatttctcttttaattatattttttacaaattaagttTAAATACGAGACTTTACCGGAATATGAGTCAGTACCATCAGACCAACCAGTTGGTATTACTTAAGTAGAATATGCCTCAATAAAATATTTCCCCatattataaaaacatttatcGTTTTGTTTGACGAGGCTTAATCAGTGATCGAATAGTCAGAGAAACCAACAGAGGTGAGACTTATCTGAGGTATGAATTGCGATGATCATTGACCAGAATCGCCCGCCTcatgtttgattatttattatattttatgggAGAAAATTATGGCTGAACAGCCTTATATACTTGACACTTAATAGAGATACAGAAAGATGAGATATACATAGAAATAATGTACTATTAATTAGTGTTTATAGTAAAACTATGTTGACATATCATTACTTATTATTACGACGTCATGTTTGATTGTTGGTTGGTgtgtcattaatttttaattcttctaAACAAATACGAAATTCTGACTAAATCAAACTATGAGTGTTGactatgaattaattaatttattaaattatggaTGGGCCACCTTGATTGACGTAAGCTCGATTATTATAAGGACCTCCGGCTCCCACTTAAAAAATGGAATATTTATTTCTGAAAaaactactttttttattaCAGGGAAAACCTAAATCCGTTGTAAagcaatataaattttaaatatatagtaagcgatttaataatgttttattaagtataaaatgagaagtaaaTGGGATGTatctttcaaataaaaagtaaatgagatgtagaataaaaaaaaatcaaagatatCATTATTATGTCATTATTGTGTTTgcagaaaattatattttaaactaatcaaAAGCTTCgtgaaatttaatatatcaaattagtttaattagctaattttatagttaattgaaaaaaagtgttaactaataataatctctttataaacttattattatgaactaataatatctttttatttatatatattggatCCAACTAATATCTAATAGTTTAGTACTCTTGGTCCTTCTAGCGCTGTTtacaaaaagttaattaaatctCACATGTGAAGAGTTAACCAAATTATTAAGAAGATATTAATAGTGTAATGCTACAGTTTGAGTCAGATCGATTGGTGAAGatttaagaatatttaattgaatgaattCTTTAAAGTATGGCAATATATATAACCGTGGTTAGAGGAGTTAAAAAGATGATAAAAGAAGCTAAGATCATTTAGATTCTGCTTATATaccttaaaaacaaaaagattagAGAAATTGACGTGATAAATTCATATCCGTTGCTTCAACTTTTacataaaaatagatatataaatCAGTGTTTTCTTGAGCTGCAGCACGGTCTTCTACATGTCTGCTGGTCTATTGGTGGagtgaaattcaaattgaatatGGAGAGGTGATCGTAGGCAAGAAAATTTATGGTTATGGACTCATAAATTTCTAATTCT is a genomic window containing:
- the LOC100811628 gene encoding dirigent protein 22, translated to MLLPPYKYPCIHITLFTQSTSSNYNTHQRTMATQFLKSLLLLSTLTLTISAEYTGFVGTIDPKSIGIKHKKTLSHFRFYWHEVFSGENPTSVRIIPALPKYNTTTTFGSVGIFDNALTVGPEVYSKVVGKAEGLFASTSQTQLDLLLIFNFALTQGKYNGSTITFTGRSPLSEKVRELPIVGGSGVFKFATGYIESRTLSFDPQTRNNTVQFDVYIYY